The following are encoded together in the Vibrio zhugei genome:
- a CDS encoding diguanylate cyclase translates to MKRFLQDLKASEKKRLFVVSLVFLMVSIVFVRFVTQEVFERIAKEQKHELESQVSLVRANIEAAIFMDTYLADSLAMIVTINPELALKEWHSISEKVLTKAQYVRNMGIAPNDILSNVYPLEGNERAIGLDFRTRPEQYASVLNARELGRVHITGPVNLVQGGKAIIARYPIFTDFPLNQDYWGGVSIVFDYQSMLTAVGIRDIRNAYVTLSKGNTILYGDGFLDKPDIQLPIHLPNSKWRLEAKADFANNLDVTRYTMLACVSAISLCVMAYVIAFLMFRGYTNTRRHALQDELTHISNRRHAIQYIRNTLNSRTKPPFSLFSIDLNGFKKVNDTYGHNIGDEYLKFVAEGLASLIRETDLVARIGGDEFIIVLIDVHKSGQVKAVLDKIERYFATHPFIANDIVLYVSVAIGVAIASDRKATLDDLLVQADEEMYQDKYAKKQART, encoded by the coding sequence ATGAAGCGTTTTTTACAAGATTTGAAAGCGAGCGAAAAAAAGAGGCTGTTTGTCGTTTCTCTTGTGTTCTTGATGGTGTCGATTGTGTTTGTTCGTTTTGTGACACAAGAAGTGTTTGAACGGATTGCCAAGGAACAAAAACATGAGCTTGAGTCTCAAGTTTCCTTGGTTAGAGCCAATATAGAGGCGGCTATTTTTATGGATACTTACCTCGCGGACAGTTTAGCGATGATAGTGACCATTAATCCTGAGCTGGCATTAAAAGAGTGGCACTCGATATCAGAGAAAGTGCTTACTAAAGCTCAATATGTCCGCAACATGGGCATTGCACCGAACGATATTCTTAGCAATGTGTATCCCTTAGAAGGCAATGAACGAGCGATTGGGTTGGATTTTCGCACTCGTCCAGAGCAATATGCTAGCGTGTTAAATGCGAGAGAGCTTGGGCGAGTACACATTACTGGGCCTGTTAACTTGGTACAAGGAGGAAAAGCGATCATTGCCCGTTATCCTATTTTTACTGACTTCCCTCTCAATCAGGATTATTGGGGCGGAGTAAGTATCGTATTTGATTATCAGTCGATGTTGACTGCGGTTGGAATACGGGATATACGCAACGCGTACGTCACGCTTAGTAAAGGCAATACCATTTTATATGGCGATGGTTTTCTAGATAAGCCCGATATTCAGTTACCTATCCACCTGCCAAATTCTAAATGGCGGTTAGAAGCAAAAGCAGATTTTGCGAATAATCTAGATGTGACTCGCTATACGATGTTGGCCTGTGTGAGTGCTATATCCTTGTGTGTGATGGCTTACGTCATTGCATTCCTAATGTTCAGGGGATATACGAATACAAGACGCCATGCCCTGCAAGATGAACTGACCCATATTTCCAATAGGCGTCATGCGATTCAGTATATACGCAACACTCTCAATAGCCGAACAAAACCGCCATTCTCTCTATTCAGTATTGACTTGAACGGTTTTAAGAAAGTGAATGATACCTACGGGCATAATATTGGTGATGAATATTTAAAATTTGTGGCCGAAGGGTTAGCCAGCTTAATTCGTGAAACGGATTTAGTCGCAAGGATTGGCGGTGATGAATTCATTATTGTTTTAATTGATGTCCATAAGTCAGGTCAGGTGAAGGCGGTGCTCGATAAAATAGAACGATACTTTGCTACGCATCCTTTTATTGCGAATGACATTGTTCTCTATGTTTCCGTCGCGATAGGCGTGGCAATTGCCAGCGATAGAAAAGCGACATTGGATGACTTGCTGGTACAAGCTGATGAAGAAATGTACCAAGATAAATACGCAAAAAAACAAGCGAGAACATAA
- a CDS encoding AAA family ATPase, with protein sequence MLDLVDILKSGKPDEKPSESITSALFYQTQQCRQLVLESYRFEGISEPVVAENTDADISEYVRLQTVEIVIIELNDSQNVAEDAKRISHLLPSHASVIVIGSEDAISTIRNLKELGFYYLFWPITKQELIDFVRSVHDNRQRNRGPGQNRRAKQVSVIGAKGGVGTTAISAELSYLLSEVKRASCIVVDHNYNSGNIDIMLGIKQFEKRQIQTGSFADTLDLASAKSLLYKQSELLSLLALTAPNLTQSETTEYHRFVVDIMSSECNFIIEDVSASSGVVFEKDHPWLKSDCIILITSPTVSSLRDAGRIKLLIENLPASERPRLIVVVNHIVPEKYASVSQTEIDKFLKQKADVVIPFISNFSDVILGGKRLANNTHKSSASFKSLASLVVGEDSEPSKSLFKKLFNKA encoded by the coding sequence ATGCTTGATCTTGTCGATATTCTTAAATCAGGTAAGCCGGATGAAAAACCGTCCGAAAGCATCACCTCGGCGCTCTTCTATCAAACCCAGCAATGCAGACAACTGGTACTTGAGTCTTATCGTTTTGAAGGCATCAGTGAGCCAGTTGTGGCAGAAAATACGGACGCTGATATTTCCGAATATGTGCGTTTGCAAACGGTTGAGATCGTTATTATTGAGCTGAATGACAGTCAGAACGTGGCAGAAGACGCGAAGCGCATTAGTCACTTATTACCAAGCCATGCTTCGGTCATTGTGATTGGCAGTGAAGACGCCATCTCCACCATTCGTAATCTCAAAGAGTTAGGGTTTTATTATCTGTTTTGGCCGATTACGAAGCAAGAATTGATCGATTTTGTGCGCAGTGTGCATGATAATCGCCAACGCAATCGTGGGCCTGGCCAGAATCGACGCGCAAAACAAGTTTCAGTGATTGGAGCTAAAGGGGGCGTCGGCACCACGGCGATCTCCGCGGAGCTGTCTTATTTGCTTTCTGAAGTGAAGCGTGCGTCATGTATCGTGGTTGACCACAACTATAACAGTGGCAATATCGACATTATGTTGGGGATAAAGCAGTTTGAGAAACGTCAAATTCAAACGGGGAGCTTTGCGGATACATTGGATTTAGCCAGTGCGAAAAGCTTACTGTATAAGCAAAGTGAATTACTTTCTTTGTTGGCATTGACTGCACCGAATTTAACGCAAAGCGAAACGACAGAATACCATCGCTTTGTCGTCGATATTATGTCGTCAGAGTGTAATTTTATTATTGAAGATGTCTCTGCGTCTTCCGGCGTGGTGTTTGAAAAAGACCACCCTTGGTTAAAAAGCGACTGTATTATATTAATCACGTCGCCAACGGTTTCTTCTCTACGTGATGCGGGCAGAATAAAATTATTAATTGAAAATTTACCTGCCTCGGAGCGCCCAAGGTTGATTGTCGTGGTGAATCACATTGTCCCAGAAAAATACGCCAGTGTGTCACAAACCGAGATTGACAAGTTTCTGAAACAAAAAGCCGACGTCGTCATACCGTTTATTAGTAACTTTTCTGATGTCATTCTTGGCGGAAAGCGCTTGGCGAATAACACACATAAATCATCGGCGTCCTTCAAATCCTTGGCATCGTTAGTGGTAGGAGAAGATTCAGAGCCGTCTAAATCTCTCTTTAAAAAGTTATTTAACAAGGCGTAA
- a CDS encoding CpaF family protein yields MLGTKHLYIRLRKQIFDALDPAAVANISRAQLSSQIENAIDMLIENENASVSSVVRKEFVASLTDELVGLGPLQRLMDDESITDIMVNGPDSVYIERHGLMEPAPINFIDEAQLLAIAKRIAGRVGRRVDEASPTCDARLEDGSRVNIVIPPIAIDGTAISIRKFKKQSIDLGKLCEFGAMSPEMAQLLMVASRCRLNILISGGTGSGKTTMLNALSQFISEKERIITIEDAAELKMQQPHVVRLETRTAGIENTGLVNQRDLVINSLRMRPDRIIVGECRGPEAFEMLQAMNTGHDGSMSTLHANTPRDAMARVESMVMMANNNLPLEAIRRTIVSAVDLVIQISRLHDGSRKVMSITEVIGLEGDNVVMEEIFRFQPNYQQSDDNKIRGNFVTAGLMQRSVLVEKAKFFGLEETLMSAFRAGETMQ; encoded by the coding sequence ATGCTTGGTACGAAACATCTTTACATTCGATTGCGTAAACAAATCTTTGATGCGTTAGACCCTGCTGCTGTCGCGAATATAAGTCGCGCTCAACTGTCTAGCCAGATAGAAAATGCGATTGATATGCTGATCGAGAACGAGAATGCGTCCGTGTCTTCCGTTGTTCGTAAAGAGTTTGTTGCCAGCTTAACCGATGAATTGGTCGGGTTGGGACCGCTGCAAAGGCTCATGGATGATGAATCGATTACTGACATCATGGTGAATGGTCCGGATTCCGTCTATATCGAACGCCACGGTTTAATGGAGCCAGCCCCTATCAATTTTATCGATGAAGCTCAGTTGCTCGCGATCGCAAAGCGTATCGCTGGGCGGGTCGGCCGACGTGTCGATGAAGCTTCACCAACCTGTGATGCGCGCTTGGAAGATGGTAGCCGAGTGAATATCGTGATTCCACCCATCGCCATTGATGGGACCGCGATATCGATTCGTAAATTTAAAAAGCAAAGTATTGATTTAGGTAAATTGTGCGAGTTTGGCGCGATGAGTCCAGAAATGGCCCAACTGCTCATGGTCGCTTCACGCTGCCGTTTGAATATTTTGATTTCTGGCGGTACGGGGTCGGGTAAAACCACAATGTTAAACGCCTTGTCGCAATTTATCTCAGAGAAAGAACGCATCATCACCATTGAAGATGCGGCTGAATTGAAAATGCAGCAACCCCATGTCGTGCGATTAGAAACCCGTACTGCGGGGATTGAAAATACAGGGTTAGTGAATCAACGTGATTTGGTCATCAACTCACTGCGTATGCGGCCTGATCGGATCATTGTTGGGGAATGTCGGGGACCAGAAGCCTTCGAAATGCTGCAAGCGATGAATACGGGTCATGATGGCTCGATGTCAACACTGCACGCCAATACTCCTCGAGATGCAATGGCACGTGTTGAATCCATGGTGATGATGGCGAACAATAACCTGCCTCTTGAAGCCATTCGTCGGACTATTGTCAGTGCCGTTGATTTAGTTATCCAGATTTCTCGCTTGCATGATGGCAGCCGCAAAGTAATGAGTATTACGGAAGTTATCGGCTTGGAAGGGGATAACGTTGTGATGGAAGAAATCTTCCGTTTTCAACCTAACTATCAACAAAGTGACGACAATAAAATTCGGGGTAATTTTGTCACTGCCGGTCTTATGCAGCGTTCTGTTCTGGTCGAAAAAGCGAAGTTTTTTGGATTGGAAGAAACGTTGATGTCAGCGTTTAGAGCTGGAGAAACGATGCAATGA
- a CDS encoding OmpA family protein, with translation MKLKLIIALMAGPLSFGAVAQETSLYSYLCQHHKNVESYDVHTETHGKTLVMYPGDRAQSGTVDSVADIAWIKTHIHPAQLPADCVSYFLSQGYWDTTANIARFHFEFDSSAMSQTDQQVLSRLVLALQAVPDVSVVGHTDSTGSIAYNARLGSQRAQTVSQRIKTNTTNVALVTSSQGENQPIATNATRYGRQLNRRVEIILKDHAPDK, from the coding sequence ATGAAACTGAAGCTTATTATTGCCTTGATGGCTGGGCCCCTTTCTTTTGGTGCGGTGGCGCAAGAGACATCGTTGTACTCGTACCTATGTCAGCATCACAAGAATGTGGAATCGTATGACGTTCACACTGAAACTCATGGCAAAACGTTGGTGATGTATCCTGGCGACCGTGCGCAAAGTGGCACCGTTGACTCTGTAGCGGATATTGCCTGGATTAAAACTCATATTCATCCCGCTCAGTTACCTGCTGATTGTGTGAGCTATTTTTTAAGCCAAGGCTATTGGGATACAACGGCGAATATTGCGCGTTTTCACTTTGAGTTTGATAGCTCGGCAATGAGTCAGACCGACCAGCAAGTATTATCCCGTTTGGTGCTCGCGCTCCAAGCGGTGCCTGATGTGTCCGTAGTCGGGCATACCGATAGCACAGGGTCGATTGCTTATAACGCCAGGCTGGGTTCACAACGTGCACAAACCGTATCCCAGCGTATTAAGACAAATACCACCAATGTAGCACTGGTGACCAGTAGTCAAGGTGAAAATCAGCCGATAGCAACCAATGCAACGCGGTATGGTCGACAATTAAATCGCCGAGTTGAAATTATTTTAAAAGACCATGCGCCTGATAAATGA
- the tadF gene encoding tight adherence pilus pseudopilin TadF: protein MTLNSIKQRGNFTIEFAIVGIFFGLLLVFSADLVLKLNVKGTLERLSYSMANVVKERTQLFNRDNNDDANNYQLTKEQANEAYIITINSLNRTLGSFDKEKFGFDVQVFQRDNYGLGNIKPLDHWNSFDEKKIGITCEGGEPKKELIFQTSWGRSATLYQVTLCYDTINWFGGLVGKNFSRVSVRSISVGR, encoded by the coding sequence GTGACTTTAAACTCAATTAAACAACGTGGTAATTTTACGATTGAATTTGCCATCGTTGGAATATTTTTTGGCCTGCTTTTGGTGTTCAGTGCAGACCTTGTACTCAAACTGAATGTTAAAGGTACCTTAGAGCGTTTGTCCTATTCTATGGCGAACGTGGTGAAAGAACGCACTCAGTTATTTAATCGTGATAATAATGATGACGCAAACAACTATCAATTAACAAAAGAGCAAGCCAACGAAGCGTATATCATCACAATAAATTCACTTAACCGAACCCTAGGTAGCTTTGATAAAGAGAAGTTTGGTTTTGATGTTCAAGTTTTTCAGCGAGATAATTATGGTCTTGGAAATATTAAACCCTTGGACCATTGGAATAGTTTTGATGAAAAGAAAATTGGTATTACATGTGAAGGCGGTGAGCCTAAAAAAGAGCTAATATTTCAAACGTCTTGGGGGCGCTCAGCCACGTTATATCAAGTCACACTCTGCTATGACACCATCAATTGGTTTGGCGGTTTAGTTGGGAAAAATTTTTCTCGAGTCTCAGTTCGTTCCATTTCGGTAGGACGGTAA
- a CDS encoding tetratricopeptide repeat protein has translation MRIFKCAMFSVVLLVLSGCAQNDQHSFSDTTNEKILQSSRSYNQLIELYKKQLAKKESSVIRKKLISTYEKVGDYSSAIFYLKPLLKHHADEFEVQRLAGIAYLNTQDYQQAKIYLSRAHQSQPSNAEVMNLLGVLAGYQGDLVPAQLWFSKARSSMGNDQTIKNNLALIAILQQDYRTARRLLESLLDDDQTNNQQTIKANLAVVYARQGDLPAFYQLTKSLDRPKQNRLYAQLRALKLVNLQQLSVNQHEKSR, from the coding sequence ATGCGAATTTTTAAGTGTGCCATGTTTAGTGTAGTGCTGTTGGTGTTATCGGGCTGCGCACAGAACGATCAGCACTCTTTTTCAGACACCACTAATGAGAAGATTTTGCAGAGCAGTAGGAGTTATAATCAACTTATTGAACTGTATAAAAAGCAATTAGCTAAAAAAGAGTCGAGCGTAATCAGAAAAAAATTAATCTCAACGTATGAAAAAGTCGGAGATTATTCCTCAGCGATATTTTATCTCAAACCTTTATTAAAGCATCATGCCGATGAGTTTGAGGTGCAGCGTCTAGCGGGCATAGCCTATCTCAATACGCAAGACTATCAACAAGCGAAAATCTATCTTTCGCGAGCACACCAAAGTCAACCAAGCAACGCTGAAGTGATGAACTTACTTGGCGTTCTGGCGGGCTATCAAGGCGATCTCGTTCCCGCACAATTATGGTTTTCTAAAGCCCGTAGCTCGATGGGAAACGATCAGACCATTAAGAATAATTTAGCTTTAATCGCTATCTTACAACAAGATTATAGAACCGCACGGCGACTGTTAGAATCGTTACTCGATGATGATCAAACCAATAATCAACAGACCATCAAAGCGAACCTTGCGGTTGTTTATGCTAGGCAAGGCGATCTTCCGGCATTTTATCAGTTGACCAAATCGCTCGATCGGCCGAAGCAAAATAGGCTATATGCTCAATTGCGAGCCTTGAAGCTAGTTAACTTACAGCAGCTATCGGTGAATCAGCATGAAAAATCACGTTAG
- a CDS encoding TadE/TadG family type IV pilus assembly protein gives MKNHVSRDAGLLRCLHSIKQRGVASIEFAIGFIFFWLMCVAWVEMSYLSFVSSIGDLAISQAALHSKRVEKNTDFLADFATVLNRSDSLWRYVVDAKDFTYSIRYLNSFKTLSEITEQCKPEKDSKKNSIICGEPPQDAPIAIYHISYNAPPIFHYFMDSGTLFAREAIVIQEYQRSDFKLN, from the coding sequence ATGAAAAATCACGTTAGTCGTGACGCGGGCTTGTTACGTTGCTTGCACAGCATTAAGCAGCGCGGCGTTGCGTCAATCGAGTTTGCGATTGGTTTTATTTTTTTCTGGTTGATGTGTGTCGCGTGGGTAGAGATGAGCTATTTATCCTTCGTGTCGTCGATAGGGGATCTTGCCATTTCTCAAGCGGCATTACATAGTAAACGTGTCGAAAAAAATACCGATTTTTTAGCAGATTTCGCCACCGTATTAAACCGTAGTGATAGTCTATGGCGCTATGTGGTTGATGCTAAAGATTTTACTTATAGTATTCGTTATCTTAATAGCTTTAAAACGTTATCAGAAATAACCGAGCAATGTAAGCCGGAGAAAGACAGTAAGAAAAATAGTATTATTTGCGGAGAACCACCGCAGGATGCTCCCATTGCCATTTATCATATTAGCTATAACGCGCCGCCTATTTTTCATTATTTTATGGATAGTGGGACTTTATTTGCTCGTGAAGCGATCGTCATACAGGAATATCAACGTAGTGACTTTAAACTCAATTAA
- a CDS encoding type II secretion system F family protein, with protein sequence MNVFVIISLILIVVGIIALLYSLIYLNRQKTLAQFNVDMTHEKRFDLANVLHVLNGVFSSEKEDIEGKFVAAGFYDVKLAKYYMPMKYIVLCIGAGVIFLLHTWLQFSTNTFIVLEAVFLIAVLIGPDSYLASRAKSLRKAISQKLPYMLDLMAVCVQTGMTIEAAISYLSQEFGAFDKDLSHLLRKVDERARLVGLEQSLQELYERVPTDEIRSFVMTLNQSLQYGSSIYSVLTTLSADIREVQLLHVEEKIGQLSAKMSIPLIVFIMVPIVILIAAPGVMRMMQNANF encoded by the coding sequence ATGAATGTCTTCGTTATCATTTCCTTGATTTTAATTGTGGTTGGTATCATTGCGTTACTGTACTCACTGATTTATTTAAATCGCCAGAAAACGCTTGCCCAGTTCAATGTTGACATGACTCATGAGAAGCGCTTTGATTTAGCGAATGTATTACATGTTTTAAACGGAGTCTTTTCGTCTGAGAAAGAAGACATCGAAGGGAAGTTCGTAGCGGCCGGCTTTTATGATGTTAAGTTGGCTAAATATTATATGCCGATGAAATACATTGTACTCTGTATTGGCGCAGGGGTGATTTTTCTGCTACATACTTGGCTACAATTTTCGACCAATACATTTATTGTACTAGAAGCGGTCTTTTTGATAGCGGTGTTGATTGGTCCAGACTCTTATCTAGCGTCACGAGCTAAATCCTTGCGAAAAGCTATTTCACAAAAGCTGCCGTATATGCTCGATTTAATGGCAGTGTGCGTACAAACTGGGATGACAATAGAAGCGGCGATCAGTTATTTATCCCAAGAGTTTGGTGCATTCGATAAAGACCTAAGTCACCTTTTACGTAAAGTGGACGAGCGTGCTCGTCTAGTCGGATTAGAGCAATCTCTGCAAGAGCTATACGAACGAGTACCTACCGATGAAATACGCAGCTTTGTGATGACGCTGAATCAAAGTTTGCAATATGGCTCCTCTATTTACAGTGTATTAACTACGTTATCTGCGGATATTCGTGAAGTGCAATTGCTACATGTAGAAGAGAAAATTGGTCAACTGTCAGCAAAAATGTCGATACCATTGATTGTGTTTATCATGGTACCGATTGTGATACTCATTGCTGCGCCTGGTGTTATGAGGATGATGCAAAATGCGAATTTTTAA
- a CDS encoding vWA domain-containing protein, protein MKPCITYTQQRGHAAILFALMIPLLFGVFILGTDGARALQDKARLEEASEVAALAIAGQSGGSEQARNKLATDYIQYYFPHADVNKIETQVIPCEDNDFCDQGGAASERFFEYQVAAHIKEPNWFSKSSIETSFGDNLNIGGYSSARKYQSKTVDVVLVADFSGSMDKNFQGEDSEPRKYKSLQKVISDVADTIESYNKKVDTKKSTLGFVGFNIYTHPSSNDGLGYNYIICDKSINKNNRYNTDDYFSRYYYYQHNNYHYINWNQRYNIHINGPLNNPSYSEDRSLYDGWCGQLYSAPIRDNSWHTYTKVINNRQYINYKATVKNIFEVSKFKPSLRANYTLNFHDIPLTDDVKSVSDQVYEFTPQGGTAFYTGLIRGAQMANTGENPRRLIILLSDGVNTVDQKNYREDSNNETGDEDSNNETGDTATDKLIKAELCTRILDHLNHQSVGEESVNARMFAIGFGSDYRLEDYNQMKQCVGDNNVYDAKNDSQAIKNKILELIAEEMGRLTPSDEK, encoded by the coding sequence ATGAAGCCTTGTATAACGTATACACAGCAGAGAGGCCATGCGGCGATTCTATTTGCGTTGATGATTCCGTTGCTTTTCGGGGTTTTTATCTTGGGAACTGATGGTGCGCGTGCCTTGCAAGACAAAGCCCGTTTAGAAGAGGCGTCAGAAGTCGCAGCATTAGCCATCGCGGGCCAGAGTGGCGGTAGTGAACAAGCCCGAAATAAGTTAGCAACTGATTATATTCAATATTACTTTCCGCATGCTGACGTAAACAAAATAGAAACCCAGGTTATTCCTTGTGAAGACAATGACTTCTGTGATCAAGGTGGTGCGGCTTCAGAACGTTTTTTTGAATACCAGGTGGCCGCACATATCAAAGAGCCTAATTGGTTTTCGAAATCGAGCATTGAGACCAGTTTTGGTGACAATTTGAATATTGGTGGCTATTCGTCAGCACGGAAATATCAATCGAAAACTGTGGATGTGGTACTGGTTGCTGATTTTTCTGGTTCGATGGATAAGAATTTTCAAGGGGAAGATAGTGAGCCAAGAAAATACAAAAGTTTACAAAAAGTTATTTCTGATGTTGCTGATACAATTGAATCTTATAATAAAAAAGTAGATACAAAAAAAAGCACTTTAGGTTTTGTTGGTTTTAATATATATACTCACCCAAGTTCTAATGATGGATTAGGATATAATTATATAATATGTGATAAATCTATTAATAAAAATAATCGGTATAATACAGATGACTATTTTTCAAGATATTATTACTATCAACATAATAATTATCATTATATTAATTGGAACCAGAGATATAATATTCATATAAACGGTCCTCTAAACAATCCATCCTATTCCGAGGATCGAAGCTTATACGATGGCTGGTGTGGTCAACTATATAGTGCACCTATTCGGGATAATAGTTGGCATACATATACAAAAGTTATTAATAATAGACAGTATATTAACTACAAAGCTACCGTGAAAAATATATTTGAAGTGTCTAAATTTAAGCCTAGTTTACGTGCTAATTATACTCTAAATTTTCATGATATCCCACTAACAGACGACGTGAAGTCGGTAAGCGATCAAGTATACGAATTTACACCCCAAGGCGGAACCGCATTTTATACGGGATTAATTAGAGGCGCGCAAATGGCGAACACTGGTGAAAATCCGCGGCGTTTAATTATTTTATTATCAGATGGTGTGAATACCGTCGATCAAAAAAACTATCGAGAAGATTCTAACAATGAAACTGGTGATGAAGATTCTAACAATGAAACTGGTGATACAGCCACTGACAAACTTATTAAAGCAGAATTGTGCACCCGAATATTGGACCACTTGAACCACCAGAGTGTAGGTGAGGAATCTGTTAATGCACGTATGTTTGCCATTGGTTTTGGTTCTGATTATCGGTTGGAAGACTATAATCAGATGAAGCAGTGTGTCGGTGATAATAATGTTTATGACGCTAAAAACGATAGCCAAGCCATAAAAAACAAAATACTAGAGTTAATTGCAGAAGAAATGGGGCGTTTGACGCCATCGGACGAAAAATAA
- a CDS encoding type II secretion system F family protein — MYLVIILFGLIVLIYGVLTHRASKSKRISYLQDFNRTEYVGSMSTSEQAINLASLLERNFFESIALRWENFKKQLGGQPQIKLVILLIVLLVAAVFFNRTFLRASPLLVTPIFMLLGMVLFYRWMQNRERKLFESQFPDALNMMTSAVSSGESVMHAILYVGEKLDGDIGKEFNIMGRRLQLGEMPDEVFRKSCRRYPYPSFYFFVITLRANMQRGGQLKDVMHRLNRTMFNARSIEKKKFALTSEARTSAKIVAAIPFFFLFMLQFLSPENYEFVMFNDSGRAILYYVLGSEAIGISIVWMLMKSVK; from the coding sequence ATGTATCTTGTCATCATTTTATTCGGATTGATTGTACTCATTTATGGAGTGTTGACTCATCGGGCTTCAAAAAGTAAGCGCATCAGCTATTTGCAAGATTTCAATCGCACTGAATATGTGGGGTCCATGTCGACCTCAGAGCAAGCCATCAATTTGGCCTCTTTATTAGAGCGAAATTTCTTCGAGAGTATTGCGCTACGTTGGGAAAACTTTAAGAAGCAATTGGGCGGGCAACCACAAATAAAACTTGTGATTTTGCTCATCGTACTATTGGTTGCCGCGGTCTTTTTTAATCGAACTTTTTTACGTGCCTCACCTTTGTTGGTGACCCCCATCTTTATGCTGCTGGGGATGGTCTTGTTCTATCGTTGGATGCAAAATCGAGAGCGTAAGCTCTTTGAATCCCAGTTTCCCGATGCATTAAATATGATGACCAGTGCGGTGTCATCGGGTGAAAGTGTCATGCATGCTATTTTGTATGTCGGTGAAAAGTTAGACGGAGATATTGGTAAAGAGTTTAATATCATGGGACGACGTTTACAGCTCGGCGAAATGCCCGATGAAGTCTTTCGTAAATCGTGTCGCCGGTATCCTTACCCATCATTTTACTTCTTCGTAATTACGTTACGCGCCAATATGCAGCGCGGTGGACAGTTGAAAGACGTCATGCACCGTTTGAATCGGACCATGTTTAATGCTCGCTCGATAGAAAAGAAAAAATTCGCTTTAACATCCGAAGCGAGAACTTCTGCAAAAATCGTTGCGGCTATTCCATTTTTCTTTTTATTTATGTTGCAGTTTTTAAGTCCAGAGAATTATGAGTTTGTCATGTTCAATGATAGCGGCCGTGCCATTTTGTATTATGTGCTGGGTAGTGAGGCTATAGGGATTAGTATTGTTTGGATGCTAATGAAAAGTGTTAAATAG